TAAGGACTGTTTTTAATTGGATTAATACAGGAAAATGAGTATTAACTAATAAAGATAGATTAAGAAAGCACTATACAAAAGGCGGAAAAAGAAAAAATAACGTTATTGAAAGACTTGTGCAGTCAAATTATGTATTTCCTATTTGAGCTAGACCAAAACATATTGATTTAAGAGAAACATTTGGGCATTGAGAGGGTGATTTAGTTATAGGTAAAAAATCCGCAGGGCATTCTAGTCTTTTAACTTTAGTTGAGAGAAAAAGCAGATTAGGAATAATTGTGAAAGTATCAAGTAAAAATCCTTTTTACATTAATAAAGTGCTTTATGAAAGAATAAATACACTAGAATTACCTGTTGAAAGTATTACTTTTGATAATGGAATTGAATTTAATGCGGTTGGAATATTAGCGAAAAAATTAGGAATTAAAATTTATAAAGCCGATAAATACGCTTCTTTTCAAAGAGGAACCAATGAAAATTTTAACGGAATTGTAAGAAGGGTTTATAAGAAAGGAACTGACTTTAATAAAGTTTCTAGAGAAGAAATATTAAATCTTGAAAAAAGAATAAATTTTATGAATAGAGACATACTAGAAGGAAAATGCGCTTTTGACGTATATGAAGAAGAAATAGAAAAATTAAACAAATATTAATTAAAACTATTAAAAATTACGAGATTATTACAAGAAAATAATGAAAGGGTCGAAAAATTTCGCCCCATAATTTTTATTAACTTCATTAATAAAAAACCGCTTTACAAGCGGAATTAAAAGAAGGGGATATCCCCCTTCACCCCTTAATAGTAAGTAGGGGTATAAAAT
This genomic interval from Mesomycoplasma molare contains the following:
- a CDS encoding IS30 family transposase — its product is MNYNTTKHYSHLNAEKRFLIEKLFYKKYSIRQIANFLNINHSTVSRELKRNSNFYGFYDHLIANEKAKIRHKHKRLFFFSQMDDYKEFSKLIKDNFNKATCGIKMTYNLIKEGVKNIKIPSLRTVFNWINTGKWVLTNKDRLRKHYTKGGKRKNNVIERLVQSNYVFPIWARPKHIDLRETFGHWEGDLVIGKKSAGHSSLLTLVERKSRLGIIVKVSSKNPFYINKVLYERINTLELPVESITFDNGIEFNAVGILAKKLGIKIYKADKYASFQRGTNENFNGIVRRVYKKGTDFNKVSREEILNLEKRINFMNRDILEGKCAFDVYEEEIEKLNKY